The Helianthus annuus cultivar XRQ/B chromosome 16, HanXRQr2.0-SUNRISE, whole genome shotgun sequence genome includes a window with the following:
- the LOC110919842 gene encoding uncharacterized protein YtfP, translating into MSVIRQMLSISSMFNVFRQVVIRQYHSNHNLNNGLSAHPGVDPNEFNLHVSEFLKLSQHSLPSWFSDHGVELKNEEDGRVFPVRDNSSSVVDCLLNEARQRGVKLQTGKSVTSAFTSAGGKFTLKIEKRTIDYVEFIEADYLLIASGSNQQGYNLANQLGHSIIKPVPSLFTFKIDDKPLTELSGITFPKVKASLKLEPLQTNIPELTQVGPMLVTHWGLSGPVVLRLSAWGARDLFSSEYKGTLLVDFSPDVHSEDLKSLLSQHKKKKKIPKQKVVGSYPPELGLVKRFWKYLLNREGIDEDILWASISNNALMSVAALLKQCSFIVKGKGQFKDEFVTAGGVPLSEISLKTMESRIKPRLFFAGEVLNVDGVTGGFNFQFLYMGLLIISQKVYLSFSI; encoded by the exons ATGAGTGTGATTCGTCAAATGCTTTCCATTTCATCAATGTTTAATGTGTTTCGCCAAGTTGTGATTCGCCAA TATCATTCCAACCACAATTTAAATAATGGATTAAGTGCTCACCCTGGCGTTGATCCAAATGAGTTTAACCTTCATgtt TCTGAGTTTTTAAAACTCTCCCAGCACTCTCTCCCATCATGGTTTTCTGATCATGGGGTTGAATTGAAGAATGAAGAAGATGGAAGAGTTTTTCCAGTGCGTGATAATTCGTCTTCTGTAGTTGATTGCCTTTTAAATGAAGCAAGGCAGAGGGGAGTTAAACTGCAGACAGGAAAGTCTGTAACATCAGCTTTTACTTCAGCTGGTGGCAAATTTACGCTTAAAATTGAGAAGCGCACGATCGATTATGTGGAGTTTATTGAAGCTGATTATTTGTTAATCGCTAGTGGCAGCAATCAGCAGGGTTATAATCTTGCCAATCAGCTTGGCCATTCAATCATTAAACCGGTACCAAGCTTATTTACATTCAAAATCGATGATAAGCCGTTGACAGAGTTATCTGGGATTACATTCCCGAAAGTCAAGGCGAGTTTAAAGCTCGAACCGTTGCAGACGAACATTCCGGAGCTTACCCAGGTGGGGCCCATGTTGGTCACGCATTGGGGACTTAGTGGACCGGTTGTTCTTCGGTTATCTGCTTGGGGTGCTCGTGATCTCTTTAGTTCGGAATATAAAGGAACGCTTCTTGTTGACTTTTCTCCTGATGTGCATAGTGAAGATTTGAAGTCTTTGTTATctcaacacaaaaaaaaaaaaaaaattccgaaGCAAAAGGTAGTCGGTTCATACCCTCCAGAACTCGGGCTTGTGAAGAGATTTTGGAAATATTTGTTAAACCGTGAGGGGATAGATGAAGATATCTTGTGGGCTTCCATTTCGAATAACGCTTTGATGTCGGTTGCTGCTTTACTAAAGCAGTGTTCCTTTATAGTGAAAGGAAAGGGCCAATTTAAGGATGAATTTGTCACAGCTGGAGGGGTCCCATTGTCTGAGATCTCACTGAAAACTATGGAGAGCAGAATTAAACCCCGTTTGTTCTTTGCTGGAGAGGTGCTGAATGTTGATGGAGTTACAGGAGGTTTCAATTTCCAGTTTCTCTATATGGGTCTGCTGATCATCAGTCAAAAAGTATACCTCTCATTCTCTATCTAA